In Juglans microcarpa x Juglans regia isolate MS1-56 chromosome 7D, Jm3101_v1.0, whole genome shotgun sequence, the following are encoded in one genomic region:
- the LOC121238601 gene encoding uncharacterized protein LOC121238601 codes for MVAESWFRSLWKTPRNHEARPGKVVIGVLAFEVASLMSKLIHLWQSLSDSQVARLREEITNSVGIKKLVSDDEDFIGDLICAEMSENMVHAAKSVARLGKKCSDPSLKSFENAFGELIKIGTDPYGWGFSWRKMEKKVKKMERFIAANANLYQEMEILADLEQTLRRIKGNDDSGGVNLLEYQKKVAFKRQEVKNLQQISLWIRSYDYTVRLLAGSLLAIFSRMKHVFGIQQMVDADLRDSRDMSSDYIPHNQSVSALLQSSVHPSENGLGKFASGPLGGFIAKSGPIFRKSKRNNFYSGPIGGPTMKSGPISAKNKNVNFFSGPLARGMPKSGPISVSDEIKHKWWQGHGRSPGVHGKKKPDRLTHVGPFKGCMMAGSNSHVDCYLSPIAVRSRNLNGANGFNADLLASGKADHSNMSIFESRRKLLDAPPETLGAAALALHYANVIIIIEKLAASPHLIGLDARDDLYNMLPTSVRTTLRAKLKPYTKNLASSVYDTVLAEEWSEAMTGILEWLAPLAHNMIRWQSERSFEQQSLISRTNVLLVQTLYFANQEKTEATIIELLVGLNYVWRFGRELNAKALMGCASSRMYDEYLDLDK; via the coding sequence ATGGTTGCAGAGTCGTGGTTTCGCAGTCTGTGGAAGACTCCACGAAATCATGAGGCCCGTCCTGGGAAAGTGGTGATTGGAGTGTTAGCATTCGAAGTTGCAAGCTTGATGTCTAAGCTGATTCATCTATGGCAGTCTTTAAGTGACTCCCAAGTTGCTAGGTTGAGAGAAGAGATCACAAACTCAGTGGGCATAAAGAAGCTTGTCTCAGATGATGAGGATTTCATTGGTGATTTGATATGTGCAGAGATGTCTGAGAATATGGTACATGCGGCAAAATCTGTGGCCAGGCTTGGCAAGAAGTGCAGTGATCCTAGTTTGAAGAGTTTTGAGAATGCATTTGGCGAGTTGATCAAAATTGGTACTGACCCATACGGGTGGGGATTTTCATGGAGGAAGATGGAAAAGAAAGTCAAGAAGATGGAAAGATTCATTGCCGCCAACGCAAACTTGTATCAGGAGATGGAAATACTTGCTGATCTAGAACAGACTCTAAGGAGAATAAAGGGTAATGATGACTCAGGCGGTGTAAATTTGCTTGAATATCAGAAAAAGGTTGCATTTAAGCGGCAGGAGGTGAAGAATTTACAACAGATCTCTCTGTGGATCAGGAGTTATGATTACACAGTTCGTCTCTTGGCAGGATCTCTGTTGGCAATATTCAGTAGGATGAAACATGTCTTTGGAATTCAACAGATGGTTGATGCTGATCTCAGGGATTCAAGAGATATGAGCTCTGATTATATCCCTCACAACCAGTCGGTTTCTGCTCTGTTGCAATCTTCGGTTCATCCATCTGAGAATGGTCTTGGTAAATTTGCTTCAGGTCCCCTTGGGGGTTTTATTGCTAAATCAGGACCAATCTTTAGAAAAAGTAAACGTAACAATTTCTATTCGGGTCCTATCGGTGGACCAACCATGAAGTCGGGTCCTATTTCAGCAAAGAATAAAAATGTCAACTTCTTTTCAGGCCCTCTTGCAAGGGGAATGCCAAAATCAGGTCCAATTTCTGTATCAGATGAAATAAAGCATAAGTGGTGGCAGGGCCATGGCCGGTCACCTGGGGTTCATGGGAAAAAAAAGCCTGACCGGCTAACTCATGTTGGACCTTTTAAAGGATGCATGATGGCTGGAAGTAATTCTCACGTCGATTGTTACTTAAGTCCGATAGCTGTTCGTTCCAGGAATCTCAATGGAGCCAATGGTTTTAATGCAGACCTTCTTGCTTCTGGAAAGGCTGATCATTCTAATATGTCAATCTTCGAATCCAGGCGCAAGTTGTTGGATGCTCCACCTGAAACACTTGGTGCTGCTGCTTTAGCACTGCACTATGCAAATGTCATTATCATAATCGAGAAACTAGCAGCATCTCCTCACTTGATTGGTCTTGATGCAAGAGATGATTTATACAATATGTTACCCACGAGTGTGAGAACTACCCTTAGGGCAAAGCTGAAACCATACACCAAGAACTTGGCTTCATCTGTTTATGATACGGTTCTGGCAGAGGAGTGGAGCGAGGCAATGACAGGGATATTGGAATGGTTGGCACCACTTGCTCATAACATGATAAGATGGCAGTCCGAGAGGAGTTTTGAACAGCAGAGCTTGATCTCCAGGACGAACGTTCTTCTGGTACAAACTCTTTACTTCGCAAATCAAGAGAAGACGGAAGCAACAATCATCGAGCTTCTTGTTGGGTTGAATTACGTTTGGAGATTTGGTAGAGAACTCAATGCAAAAGCTTTAATGGGGTGTGCTAGCAGTAGAATGTATGATGAATATTTGGATCTGGACAAGTGA
- the LOC121238600 gene encoding phosphatidylinositol-3-phosphatase myotubularin-1-like isoform X1 yields MALPIPSSSRRTTSLQDTSESEKLEAASSWDALEWTKIEPVSRSILDVNLDFLLETEEFVVQGYGVVLVNTDEAGILIVTNFRLIFLGEGTRNIIGLGTIPLATIEKFSKMAARVQSAPRQYDKTPSRRILQVIGKDMRIIVFGFRPRTKQRRAVFDALLRCTKPASLWDLYAFTSGPSKFNNTNPRVRLLNEYFRLLGKGSYFASMSMIENGSFTLYNDMWRISSINSNYTMCQSYPFALIVPKGISDEEVIQASTFRARCRLPVVSWCHPGTGAVLARSSQPLVGLMMNMRSNTDEKLVAALCTQLSGMSGVRRKLYIADARPRKNALANGAMGGGSESSSNYFQSEIVFFGIDNIHAMRDSLARLRDYLDTYGATSSDGISSFLRHGGWSWGGGNLSSMSASVSTLGDSGWLIHVQNVLAGSAWIAARVALESASVLIHCSDGWDRTTQLVSLASLLLDPYYRTFSGFQALVEKDWLAFGHPFSDRIGIQTVTCSSSSPFELTRQSSAGSFTSSPIRQSSGSFTSQAPSSSHVQNSNNYSPIFLQWVDCISQLLRMYPFAFEFSSDFLVDFLDSVLSCRFGNFFCNSEKERQQCGVSEACGCLWAYLSDLRASEGSSHVHYNLFYDPLKHDGPLLPPAAALAPTLWPEFHLRWACPSEAQAGELEAQCRKMAIKFSELQKAKDVAERKYKEITTAMESLSAELRNEKQLNSSAMNLAKRAGKEGEAIKRAVQSLGCKVHFSSSGDCTVGFESNPAETPQKFINSTSKRKSDVTVQHDEKSDLSVSITVMAEDVIPNDPIGRVCETLCPLRTRDGVCRWPDAGCAQFGAKRELPAPILSQYLVELHCSGKDLSRFRLRCCSEEIRVFFFFFFFTSPEIKWT; encoded by the exons ATGGCCTTGCCAATTCCAAGCAGCAGTCGTCGAACGACGTCACTCCAAGACACCTCCGAGTCCGAGAAGTTGGAGGCCGCCTCTAGCTGGGACGCCCTCGAATGGACCAAAATCGAG CCCGTTTCACGGTCCATTTTGGATGTGAATTTGGACTTCCTTCTTGAAACTGAAGAATTCGTCGTCCAG GGATACGGCGTCGTTCTTGTTAATACTGATGAGGCGGGTATCTTGATAGTAACCAATTTTcgtcttatttttctt gGTGAGGGAACAAGGAATATCATTGGACTTGGCACAATTCCACTGGCCACTATAGAGAAGTTCAGCAAGATG GCTGCAAGGGTTCAATCAGCCCCTCGTCAATATGACAAGACACCGTCACGACGAATTCTTCAGGTCATAG GGAAGGATATGAGAATTATCGTCTTTGGTTTCCGCCCTAGAACGAAGCAG AGACGTGCAGTATTTGATGCATTACTGAGGTGTACTAAGCCTGCAAGTCTATGGGATCTTTATGCTTTTACTTCTGGACCTTCCAAATTCAACAATACTAACCCAAGGGTGAGGTTACTAAATGAGTATTTCCGGCTTCTTGGAAAAGGTTCCTATTTTGCATCGATGAGTATGATTGAGAATGGGTCATTCACATTATACAATGATATGTGGAGAATAAGTAGCATAAATTCCAACTATACAATGTGCCAAAGTTATCCATTTGCCTTGATTGTGCCAAAGGGCATTAG tgatgaagAAGTGATTCAGGCTTCAACATTCCGTGCAAGATGCCGATTGCCTGTAGTTTCATGGTGTCATCCTG GAACTGGAGCTGTCCTTGCACGTTCATCCCAACCATTAGTTGGCCTTATGATGAATATGAGGAG CAACACTGATGAAAAACTTGTTGCTGCACTTTGCACTCAACTTTCTGGTATGAGTGGGGTACGAAG GAAGCTATATATTGCCGATGCAAGACCCAGGAAAAATGCTTTGGCAAATGGTGCAATGGGAGGTGGCTCAGAGTCATcttcaaattattttcaatcTGAG ATAGTGTTCTTTGGGATAGATAACATACATGCGATGAGGGATAGTCTTGCTCGACTTAGAGACTACTTGGACACTTATGGCGCTACTTCATCAGATGGAATTTCATCATTCCTG AGGCATGGTGGATGGAGTTGGGGTGGAGGCAATCTCAGCAGCATGTCTGCTTCAGTGTCAACCCTTGGTGACAGTGGTTGGTTAATACATGTTCAGAATGTCTTGGCTGGTTCAGCTTGGATTGCTGCACGTGTTGCTTTGGAATCGGCATCAGTTCTTATACATTGCAG TGATGGGTGGGATAGAACAACTCAGTTGGTTTCACTTGCCAGTCTGCTGCTTGATCCATACTATCGGACATTCTCAGGGTTTCAG GCGCTTGTTGAGAAAGACTGGCTAGCATTTGGTCATCCATTTTCCGATAGAATAGGAATTCAAACAGTAACTTGTAGCAGCAGCTCTCCCTTTGAGTTAACAAGGCAGTCTTCTGCAGGGAGTTTCACATCATCACCTATACGCCAGTCATCAGGATCTTTTACGTCTCAAGCTCCAAGTTCATCTCATGTGCAGAATTCAAACAActattctcccatatttttgcAG tGGGTTGATTGCATTTCACAATTGTTGCGGATGTATCCTTTTGCTTTTGAGTTTTCCTCG GATTTCCTGGTGGATTTCTTGGACTCTGTGCTTTCCTGTCGTTTTGGAAATTTCTTCTGTAATAG CGAAAAGGAGAGACAGCAATGTGGTGTTTCTGAAGCTTGTGGATGTTTGTGGGCCTATTTGAGTGATTTGCGTGCTTCGGAGGGAAGCTCTCATGTGCATTACAACCTCTTTTATGATCCATTGAAACATGATGGTCCACTATTGCCTCCTGCAGCAGCCTTAGCCCCAACACTCTGGCCCGAATTTCATCTTCGTTGGGCTTGTCCTTCAGAAGCCCAAGCTGGGGAGCTTGAAGCTCAATGTCGAAAGATGGCTATAAAGTTTTCTGAGCTGCAGAAG GCGAAAGATGTTGCAGAAaggaaatataaagaaattacaaCTGCCATGGAATCATTGAGTGCCGAGTTACGAAATGAGAAGCAGCTCAACAGCTCGGCTATGAACCTGGCAAAGAGGGCCGGTAAGGAAGGTGAAGCGATAAAGCGAGCAGTACAGTCTCTGGGGTGCAAGGTTCACTTCTCAAGCAGTGGTGATTGTACTGTTGGATTTGAGAGCAACCCTGCAGAAACACCACAGAAATTCATCAATTCcacttcaaaaagaaaatcagatgTTACTGTGCAGCATGATGAGAAATCAGATCTCTCTGTATCTATTACGGTAATGGCCGAGGATGTTATTCCTAACGATCCAATTGGTCGGGTATGTGAAACTTTATGTCCGTTACGCACCCGAGATGGGGTCTGCAGGTGGCCAGATGCTGGTTGTGCTCA ATTTGGAGCCAAGCGTGAGCTTCCAGCACCAATTCTGTCGCAGTACTTGGTTGAGCTTCACTGTTCGGGCAAGGATTTAAGTAGATTTAGACTTAGATGTTGCTCAGAAGAGattcgtgtttttttttttttttttttttttacctcacCCGAAATAAAATGGACTTAA
- the LOC121238600 gene encoding phosphatidylinositol-3-phosphatase myotubularin-1-like isoform X2, whose translation MALPIPSSSRRTTSLQDTSESEKLEAASSWDALEWTKIEPVSRSILDVNLDFLLETEEFVVQGYGVVLVNTDEAGILIVTNFRLIFLGEGTRNIIGLGTIPLATIEKFSKMAARVQSAPRQYDKTPSRRILQVIGKDMRIIVFGFRPRTKQRRAVFDALLRCTKPASLWDLYAFTSGPSKFNNTNPRVRLLNEYFRLLGKGSYFASMSMIENGSFTLYNDMWRISSINSNYTMCQSYPFALIVPKGISDEEVIQASTFRARCRLPVVSWCHPGTGAVLARSSQPLVGLMMNMRSNTDEKLVAALCTQLSGMSGVRRKLYIADARPRKNALANGAMGGGSESSSNYFQSEIVFFGIDNIHAMRDSLARLRDYLDTYGATSSDGISSFLRHGGWSWGGGNLSSMSASVSTLGDSGWLIHVQNVLAGSAWIAARVALESASVLIHCSDGWDRTTQLVSLASLLLDPYYRTFSGFQALVEKDWLAFGHPFSDRIGIQTVTCSSSSPFELTRQSSAGSFTSSPIRQSSGSFTSQAPSSSHVQNSNNYSPIFLQWVDCISQLLRMYPFAFEFSSDFLVDFLDSVLSCRFGNFFCNSEKERQQCGVSEACGCLWAYLSDLRASEGSSHVHYNLFYDPLKHDGPLLPPAAALAPTLWPEFHLRWACPSEAQAGELEAQCRKMAIKFSELQKAKDVAERKYKEITTAMESLSAELRNEKQLNSSAMNLAKRAGKEGEAIKRAVQSLGCKVHFSSSGDCTVGFESNPAETPQKFINSTSKRKSDVTVQHDEKSDLSVSITVMAEDVIPNDPIGRVCETLCPLRTRDGVCRWPDAGCAQLSSQFVGLKANFDAFDKLSIYDSYF comes from the exons ATGGCCTTGCCAATTCCAAGCAGCAGTCGTCGAACGACGTCACTCCAAGACACCTCCGAGTCCGAGAAGTTGGAGGCCGCCTCTAGCTGGGACGCCCTCGAATGGACCAAAATCGAG CCCGTTTCACGGTCCATTTTGGATGTGAATTTGGACTTCCTTCTTGAAACTGAAGAATTCGTCGTCCAG GGATACGGCGTCGTTCTTGTTAATACTGATGAGGCGGGTATCTTGATAGTAACCAATTTTcgtcttatttttctt gGTGAGGGAACAAGGAATATCATTGGACTTGGCACAATTCCACTGGCCACTATAGAGAAGTTCAGCAAGATG GCTGCAAGGGTTCAATCAGCCCCTCGTCAATATGACAAGACACCGTCACGACGAATTCTTCAGGTCATAG GGAAGGATATGAGAATTATCGTCTTTGGTTTCCGCCCTAGAACGAAGCAG AGACGTGCAGTATTTGATGCATTACTGAGGTGTACTAAGCCTGCAAGTCTATGGGATCTTTATGCTTTTACTTCTGGACCTTCCAAATTCAACAATACTAACCCAAGGGTGAGGTTACTAAATGAGTATTTCCGGCTTCTTGGAAAAGGTTCCTATTTTGCATCGATGAGTATGATTGAGAATGGGTCATTCACATTATACAATGATATGTGGAGAATAAGTAGCATAAATTCCAACTATACAATGTGCCAAAGTTATCCATTTGCCTTGATTGTGCCAAAGGGCATTAG tgatgaagAAGTGATTCAGGCTTCAACATTCCGTGCAAGATGCCGATTGCCTGTAGTTTCATGGTGTCATCCTG GAACTGGAGCTGTCCTTGCACGTTCATCCCAACCATTAGTTGGCCTTATGATGAATATGAGGAG CAACACTGATGAAAAACTTGTTGCTGCACTTTGCACTCAACTTTCTGGTATGAGTGGGGTACGAAG GAAGCTATATATTGCCGATGCAAGACCCAGGAAAAATGCTTTGGCAAATGGTGCAATGGGAGGTGGCTCAGAGTCATcttcaaattattttcaatcTGAG ATAGTGTTCTTTGGGATAGATAACATACATGCGATGAGGGATAGTCTTGCTCGACTTAGAGACTACTTGGACACTTATGGCGCTACTTCATCAGATGGAATTTCATCATTCCTG AGGCATGGTGGATGGAGTTGGGGTGGAGGCAATCTCAGCAGCATGTCTGCTTCAGTGTCAACCCTTGGTGACAGTGGTTGGTTAATACATGTTCAGAATGTCTTGGCTGGTTCAGCTTGGATTGCTGCACGTGTTGCTTTGGAATCGGCATCAGTTCTTATACATTGCAG TGATGGGTGGGATAGAACAACTCAGTTGGTTTCACTTGCCAGTCTGCTGCTTGATCCATACTATCGGACATTCTCAGGGTTTCAG GCGCTTGTTGAGAAAGACTGGCTAGCATTTGGTCATCCATTTTCCGATAGAATAGGAATTCAAACAGTAACTTGTAGCAGCAGCTCTCCCTTTGAGTTAACAAGGCAGTCTTCTGCAGGGAGTTTCACATCATCACCTATACGCCAGTCATCAGGATCTTTTACGTCTCAAGCTCCAAGTTCATCTCATGTGCAGAATTCAAACAActattctcccatatttttgcAG tGGGTTGATTGCATTTCACAATTGTTGCGGATGTATCCTTTTGCTTTTGAGTTTTCCTCG GATTTCCTGGTGGATTTCTTGGACTCTGTGCTTTCCTGTCGTTTTGGAAATTTCTTCTGTAATAG CGAAAAGGAGAGACAGCAATGTGGTGTTTCTGAAGCTTGTGGATGTTTGTGGGCCTATTTGAGTGATTTGCGTGCTTCGGAGGGAAGCTCTCATGTGCATTACAACCTCTTTTATGATCCATTGAAACATGATGGTCCACTATTGCCTCCTGCAGCAGCCTTAGCCCCAACACTCTGGCCCGAATTTCATCTTCGTTGGGCTTGTCCTTCAGAAGCCCAAGCTGGGGAGCTTGAAGCTCAATGTCGAAAGATGGCTATAAAGTTTTCTGAGCTGCAGAAG GCGAAAGATGTTGCAGAAaggaaatataaagaaattacaaCTGCCATGGAATCATTGAGTGCCGAGTTACGAAATGAGAAGCAGCTCAACAGCTCGGCTATGAACCTGGCAAAGAGGGCCGGTAAGGAAGGTGAAGCGATAAAGCGAGCAGTACAGTCTCTGGGGTGCAAGGTTCACTTCTCAAGCAGTGGTGATTGTACTGTTGGATTTGAGAGCAACCCTGCAGAAACACCACAGAAATTCATCAATTCcacttcaaaaagaaaatcagatgTTACTGTGCAGCATGATGAGAAATCAGATCTCTCTGTATCTATTACGGTAATGGCCGAGGATGTTATTCCTAACGATCCAATTGGTCGGGTATGTGAAACTTTATGTCCGTTACGCACCCGAGATGGGGTCTGCAGGTGGCCAGATGCTGGTTGTGCTCAGCTGAGTAGCCAATTTGTTGGGCTAAAGGCAAATTTTGATGCATTTGATAAGCTTTCTATTTATGATAGTTATTTTTAA
- the LOC121238600 gene encoding phosphatidylinositol-3-phosphatase myotubularin-1-like isoform X3, with amino-acid sequence MRIIVFGFRPRTKQRRAVFDALLRCTKPASLWDLYAFTSGPSKFNNTNPRVRLLNEYFRLLGKGSYFASMSMIENGSFTLYNDMWRISSINSNYTMCQSYPFALIVPKGISDEEVIQASTFRARCRLPVVSWCHPGTGAVLARSSQPLVGLMMNMRSNTDEKLVAALCTQLSGMSGVRRKLYIADARPRKNALANGAMGGGSESSSNYFQSEIVFFGIDNIHAMRDSLARLRDYLDTYGATSSDGISSFLRHGGWSWGGGNLSSMSASVSTLGDSGWLIHVQNVLAGSAWIAARVALESASVLIHCSDGWDRTTQLVSLASLLLDPYYRTFSGFQALVEKDWLAFGHPFSDRIGIQTVTCSSSSPFELTRQSSAGSFTSSPIRQSSGSFTSQAPSSSHVQNSNNYSPIFLQWVDCISQLLRMYPFAFEFSSDFLVDFLDSVLSCRFGNFFCNSEKERQQCGVSEACGCLWAYLSDLRASEGSSHVHYNLFYDPLKHDGPLLPPAAALAPTLWPEFHLRWACPSEAQAGELEAQCRKMAIKFSELQKAKDVAERKYKEITTAMESLSAELRNEKQLNSSAMNLAKRAGKEGEAIKRAVQSLGCKVHFSSSGDCTVGFESNPAETPQKFINSTSKRKSDVTVQHDEKSDLSVSITVMAEDVIPNDPIGRVCETLCPLRTRDGVCRWPDAGCAQFGAKRELPAPILSQYLVELHCSGKDLSRFRLRCCSEEIRVFFFFFFFTSPEIKWT; translated from the exons ATGAGAATTATCGTCTTTGGTTTCCGCCCTAGAACGAAGCAG AGACGTGCAGTATTTGATGCATTACTGAGGTGTACTAAGCCTGCAAGTCTATGGGATCTTTATGCTTTTACTTCTGGACCTTCCAAATTCAACAATACTAACCCAAGGGTGAGGTTACTAAATGAGTATTTCCGGCTTCTTGGAAAAGGTTCCTATTTTGCATCGATGAGTATGATTGAGAATGGGTCATTCACATTATACAATGATATGTGGAGAATAAGTAGCATAAATTCCAACTATACAATGTGCCAAAGTTATCCATTTGCCTTGATTGTGCCAAAGGGCATTAG tgatgaagAAGTGATTCAGGCTTCAACATTCCGTGCAAGATGCCGATTGCCTGTAGTTTCATGGTGTCATCCTG GAACTGGAGCTGTCCTTGCACGTTCATCCCAACCATTAGTTGGCCTTATGATGAATATGAGGAG CAACACTGATGAAAAACTTGTTGCTGCACTTTGCACTCAACTTTCTGGTATGAGTGGGGTACGAAG GAAGCTATATATTGCCGATGCAAGACCCAGGAAAAATGCTTTGGCAAATGGTGCAATGGGAGGTGGCTCAGAGTCATcttcaaattattttcaatcTGAG ATAGTGTTCTTTGGGATAGATAACATACATGCGATGAGGGATAGTCTTGCTCGACTTAGAGACTACTTGGACACTTATGGCGCTACTTCATCAGATGGAATTTCATCATTCCTG AGGCATGGTGGATGGAGTTGGGGTGGAGGCAATCTCAGCAGCATGTCTGCTTCAGTGTCAACCCTTGGTGACAGTGGTTGGTTAATACATGTTCAGAATGTCTTGGCTGGTTCAGCTTGGATTGCTGCACGTGTTGCTTTGGAATCGGCATCAGTTCTTATACATTGCAG TGATGGGTGGGATAGAACAACTCAGTTGGTTTCACTTGCCAGTCTGCTGCTTGATCCATACTATCGGACATTCTCAGGGTTTCAG GCGCTTGTTGAGAAAGACTGGCTAGCATTTGGTCATCCATTTTCCGATAGAATAGGAATTCAAACAGTAACTTGTAGCAGCAGCTCTCCCTTTGAGTTAACAAGGCAGTCTTCTGCAGGGAGTTTCACATCATCACCTATACGCCAGTCATCAGGATCTTTTACGTCTCAAGCTCCAAGTTCATCTCATGTGCAGAATTCAAACAActattctcccatatttttgcAG tGGGTTGATTGCATTTCACAATTGTTGCGGATGTATCCTTTTGCTTTTGAGTTTTCCTCG GATTTCCTGGTGGATTTCTTGGACTCTGTGCTTTCCTGTCGTTTTGGAAATTTCTTCTGTAATAG CGAAAAGGAGAGACAGCAATGTGGTGTTTCTGAAGCTTGTGGATGTTTGTGGGCCTATTTGAGTGATTTGCGTGCTTCGGAGGGAAGCTCTCATGTGCATTACAACCTCTTTTATGATCCATTGAAACATGATGGTCCACTATTGCCTCCTGCAGCAGCCTTAGCCCCAACACTCTGGCCCGAATTTCATCTTCGTTGGGCTTGTCCTTCAGAAGCCCAAGCTGGGGAGCTTGAAGCTCAATGTCGAAAGATGGCTATAAAGTTTTCTGAGCTGCAGAAG GCGAAAGATGTTGCAGAAaggaaatataaagaaattacaaCTGCCATGGAATCATTGAGTGCCGAGTTACGAAATGAGAAGCAGCTCAACAGCTCGGCTATGAACCTGGCAAAGAGGGCCGGTAAGGAAGGTGAAGCGATAAAGCGAGCAGTACAGTCTCTGGGGTGCAAGGTTCACTTCTCAAGCAGTGGTGATTGTACTGTTGGATTTGAGAGCAACCCTGCAGAAACACCACAGAAATTCATCAATTCcacttcaaaaagaaaatcagatgTTACTGTGCAGCATGATGAGAAATCAGATCTCTCTGTATCTATTACGGTAATGGCCGAGGATGTTATTCCTAACGATCCAATTGGTCGGGTATGTGAAACTTTATGTCCGTTACGCACCCGAGATGGGGTCTGCAGGTGGCCAGATGCTGGTTGTGCTCA ATTTGGAGCCAAGCGTGAGCTTCCAGCACCAATTCTGTCGCAGTACTTGGTTGAGCTTCACTGTTCGGGCAAGGATTTAAGTAGATTTAGACTTAGATGTTGCTCAGAAGAGattcgtgtttttttttttttttttttttttacctcacCCGAAATAAAATGGACTTAA
- the LOC121238602 gene encoding GABA transporter 1-like, which translates to MAADLVPNSSCKSTVSAVGKQNGLLDPSKELDAGALFVLKSRGSWLHCGYHLTTSIVAPVLLSLPYALTLLGWAGGILCLVLAGLVTFYSYNLLSLVLEHHAQLGQRHLRFRDMARDILGPRWGKYVIGPLQFGICYGAVVAGSLLGGQSLKFIYLLSNPNGTMKLYQFIVISGGLLLLLAQIPSFHSLRHINLISLVLCLTYSACVTAGAINIGHSENAPIRDYSVNGTGVNRVFGAANAVAIISTTYACGIIPEIQATIAPPVKGKMFKGLCVCYTVIATTFLSVAISGYWAFGNQAMGTVLSNFMGNEKPLLPTWFLLMINVFTLSQISAVAVVYLQPTNEVFEKLFADPKMDQYSIRNVVPRLISRSSSVIIATLLAAMLPFFGDIMALFGSFGCIPLDFIFPMVVYNVAFKPSKRSLVFWLNTLIAVVSSVLSVVGAVASVRQIVIDAKTYRLFANV; encoded by the exons ATGGCAGCTGATCTGGTTCCAAACTCCAGCTGCAAGAGTACTGTATCCGCAGTTGGGAAGCAAAATGGCCTTCTTGATCCTTCAAAAGAGCTCGATGCTGGAGCTTTATTCGTCCTCAAATCCAGAG GGTCATGGCTGCACTGCGGGTACCATTTGACCACATCGATCGTGGCGCCGGTGCTTCTGAGTCTTCCTTATGCGCTGACCTTGCTAGGCTGGGCGGGTGGAATTCTTTGCCTGGTTCTTGCTGGTTTGGTCACTTTTTATTCCTATAATCTTCTATCTCTGGTTTTGGAGCACCATGCACAGCTTGGTCAACGCCACCTCCGGTTTCGGGACATGGCCAGAGATATTTTAG GACCTCGCTGGGGCAAATATGTTATTGGGCCACTTCAATTTGGAATATGCTATGGCGCAGTTGTGGCTGGAAGTCTTCTAGGAGGGCAGAGCCTTAAG TTCATTTACTTGCTCTCAAATCCAAACGGGACAATGAAGCTATACCAATTCATTGTCATATCTGGTGGGCTACTGCTGTTGTTGGCCCAAATACCATCATTCCACTCCCTGAGGCATATTAATCTTATCTCTCTTGTGCTTTGTCTTACCTACAGCGCTTGTGTTACAGCCGGTGCAATAAACATCG GGCATTCCGAGAACGCTCCTATTAGGGACTATTCTGTAAACGGCACGGGAGTAAATCGAGTTTTTGGTGCTGCTAATGCAGTGGCAATCATTTCTACTACTTATGCCTGTGGAATTATTCCTGAAATACAG GCAACCATAGCTCCTCCAGTAAAGGGCAAGATGTTCAAAGGTTTATGCGTCTGTTATACTGTTATAGCCACGACTTTTCTCAGCGTTGCAATCTCCGGGTATTGGGCATTCGGCAATCAGGCCATGGGGACAGTTCTTTCCAATTTTATGGGCAACGAAAAGCCTTTGCTGCCAACTTGGTTTCTCTTGATGATCAATGTTTTCACCCTTTCGCAAATATCGGCTGTCGCAGTG GTTTACTTGCAACCAACAAATGAAGTGTTTGAAAAGTTATTTGCAGACCCCAAAATggatcaatattccattcgtaacgTTGTGCCAAGATTGATTTCCAGGTCCTCATCAGTGATTATAGCTACACTTTTGGCAGCTATGCTACCTTTCTTCGGAGATATCATGGCactttttgggtcatttggATGCATtcctcttgattttattttcccaATGGTTGTCTACAACGTGGCTTTCAAGCCCTCAAAGCGCAGCCTTGTTTTCTGGTTGAACACATTGATAGCAGTAGTATCCTCAGTGTTGTCCGTTGTAGGTGCAGTAGCATCTGTTCGACAAATAGTTATTGATGCCAAAACATACCGATTGTTTGCTAACGTGTAA